The DNA sequence CAGCTTGCCGTTTTTATATGCGTTAAAGCAAGCAGATAAGCGCCGTATCCTGGTAACAAATGCACACCCGAAAGGCTTAGCCCTAAAACTGCAGCATACGGACTTAGCACTTGGGCTCGATGAAATGATCTCTAGCCATGAAACCGGCTACCCAAAAGAGCATCCGTTATTCTGGCAGCAACTTTTTCAGCGCTTTAATTTAGACCCAGCTCGCTGCTTATTCATTGATGATAACGAAGCGATTCTAGCGGCTGCGAAACTGGCAGGGGTGGGCTATCAATTAGGTGTTACCAACCCCGATAGTCAGAAGCCAGTTAAACCCTTTAACGATTTTCCTGCAATAGCAGATTATCGTCACCTGCTAGACGAATTACTCGCCAGCGACAGCGTGATTTAAAGCGAGCTTGTCGATCTAAAAAGGGCACTATAAAGTGCCCTTTTTTAATGACCGTGAGTAATGCCTAGATCGGCAATCGGCCTTGATAAGTAATAGGGTAATAGCCTTGGCTGTCTTTTTTACCTAAAAATCCCAGGGCTTTTTTCAAATCATCCGGTTGAGTATTCACTTCACGAATTTTGGCATTTACCTGCATCATCTTATTGTCGGCCAATACGATGGTGCCATCTAAACCCAATCCGTTTAGCTTTTCATCAGTGGCTAATTGCACGTTGCCATCAAGACAACTTAAGCCTAAAGCAATGTCACCGAGTGGGTAATTACCAAACTGATTGGTGACTTGTACCTTATTTAAAAATAGCTTACCGACTAGCTGCTCACACCAAGGCAATCCTTGTTCAAAAGTATTCACTAACGCACTAATATCACCATTGATTTTGGTCTTAAACGGTAAACGAGTCTTGCCAAGCAAGAAGTCACTTGGTGCGTCAAAACGCAAACCACTGACATCGAGTCCGCCAAATGAATAAGCCACAACGCCTTTGCCATTAACTGCACTGCTACGCGTCCCGATACTTATATCAGCCTTAACCGTTCCGGTTAATAATGAAGCAATACTTAAATCCCATTGCACCTGTTCAACTTGACGTTTTTGCACGCTAAGCATATCAATACTGCCAGACCAAATAGTACCCGACACACCATTGAGAACGATATTGGCTGGGATAGGGGCCAATTTAACGGCCATACTTGCAGGAAACAAAACCAGCAGGAACACCAAATAGATGAAAAAACCGAGCGCTATTTTTTTAACTAATTTCACAACAACATCCTACTTGGATAACTGAATTCGGCGAACATTTACAAAACCAGGCGTATCAGATTCTGCCAAATCGAGGCTCTCTAACGACAAGCCTTGATTTTGAACCAACTCATAAAGGTAGCTAAGCAAGGTTTCGAACGGAACTTCATCCATCCATACTTGGATTTTATTCCCTTGCGGCTGCATACGGGTAATGGTCAAACCAAAACGACCTGCGGTTTGATTAACTGCTGCACTTAAGCTGCCTTTAAAAGCACTACCTTGGCTTGTCTGTTTCAAGCCCGCTATACGGTTAGCGGTCTTCTTTACATAATTTAGCGTACTAAGTTGCCCTTCAAGATTGAGCTGCGCATCATTTTCAGCATTAGCTATCGGAGTCCAAATACCCCAATACAAAATACCAATCAATAACACTACACCACAAGCGCTGACCATCTGCTTTTCACGCAGAACCAGTCCAGCCCACCATACTTTAATGTTATCCATCTTATTTGCTCCTGATGGTTAAGGTGCTAGTGACTTCTGATTCACCGCTATTCATTGCGCCACCATCGAGCTTATATGAGCGAGAGATTATCTCTTTAAACTTTTCAATCTGATCGTAGCTTTTGGCCTTAACCTGCATGCGGATCTCGCTGCGACTACTGTCGAAGCGTAATGAGGTGGGTTTTAAATCCGTGACTTGAGCAAATGCGACTTTTGTACCTTCTAGCATCGCAAAAAATTCACTACCACTGCCGCCGCCCTGCATCTTGCGAACATAGCTTTCCATTTGAGCCCGTAAATTAACGACTCGAGAACTGCCCGGAACCACTTGCTTATAGATCTGTTCACTTTGTAGCTTTACGGCATCAGCTTTGGCATTCATCTGATGAATGTTGAGCCCTTTGTTTACCAGAGCCAATATCACAACCACGGCAAATACAACGGCGGCATTGCGCCATAAACTCAAATGTTTACCATATTCGCGTTTAGGCTGATAAACCCCTGACAGTAAATTCATTGGGGCATTCAGTATACCCCGAGCCAAAACCAGCATAGGGAGGTCGAGTGGCTGCTCTTTAATATCAACACCCGTCAACGTTAATTCGGTATAGCCTGCGACAGTGGTGGTGTTTGCGCTATCAGGTAACAATTGTGGTAAAGCCACATCTAACCAGTCTTTATTAAGGCTAACACCACTGCTTTCGCCTGTTCTAAGCAGAATATCTTGCCCAAAAGTAATAGCGGCCCAGTCACACTCTGCCAGCGGCAGTGCCAAACAATCAGGGACGATACACTTGGCTTTAAGCCCAGCTTCAGCTAGCCATTCAATCCAATTTTGCATCTGTTCGTGTGCCACAACGGCAATACTGAGTGCGTCACCTTGGCGGGGGCCCACCACAAAATGAAGCTCATCAACATCTTGAGCTAAATTTTCTTCCAGCATAAAAGGTAGCGCTTTAATCGCTTGGCGCTGACCCTTTTCTGGCAGGTCCACTGCGGTCAATGTAATGCTAGAGGCCGGGACTAAAACGTCTACCGCACGGTTACCCGCTCTTTCAGTCAGAGTTGATAGCGCACTGGCGTCACTCAGTTCGCCAGAACCTATAATTTCTTGCTCCTGTTCAGACCAAACGAGCCACGAACATGGTTGCTCAAATGATTGCCCTAAACGGATGAATAATCTTTCACTCACTGATCTGTCTCCACAAGTCTCTTTAACTCATTAAAGGACTGTTGTTATTTTTGTCCGCCAAACTGCCGGGATAACACTTCTAGCGTTTTGCTATCGCCTTTGAGCACACTTTCAAGCCTAAAGACGGCGTTATCAACTTTGGCTCCCGCTTGCAGTAGGAAATAGCTACTGGTCACACCAAAACTTGATTTAAGCTGTGCGTCACTGGCTAGGCCGGCGATAGAGGAGTTTTCCCAAAACTCGTCTATTTTTTCGTAGCCATCACCTGGGCGTTGGTTAATGATACTTTCAGCTTCACCCACCGAAATTTTATTATCGAGCATGCCAGCAATCAGTGCCGCTTGCTCAACAGGGACCGTATTAACATTTAACACCATAGTGCTATTGCCCGGTACTGCACACACATACGGCGCTATTTTCAGATAGATATCTTGGGTAAACCCCATCACCGCACGCAGTTCACTCTTATGGCTCAGCAAAGTATTAGCTGCACGATAAGGGACATTACGCGCCTCATAGTCTGCATCTTCTGCACCGTAAGGCCCTGCAGTCGTATCCTCATCTATATAATCTTTTAAGGTTTGCGCTAAGCGCTCGGCCGCAAAGTCATCCATACCCAATGCCACTAATAAGCCTTTAAATTGCACTGCGGGCAAAGGTAATTTGGGCTGACCGTTTTCTACTGTCTTAGTCGTCTGTGATAATGCATTCAGGTTAAAACATGACTGCATATCACTTATTTTACCGGCGATCTCCCCATTCTCTGCTGGAAAAATCACATCGGCTTGCGCCCAGTACTGTTGCATATGCACAGTATCAGAGTCTTCTAAATCTTGTTTTAAGACCTTCTTCGCGATCTCTTCAGCCGAGATGGCATACCAAAAAGCTTGATCGTATTGCGCCAAATTAATGGTGCGCCTAACGGATATCTGGTTTCTAGAGGTTATCTTGGTCGCCACTATTGCCACTATTGCTACAATCAATAATACGACAATGAGTGCGACTCCACGCTGCTTAGTCCGCATCGTTAAGTCCCTTTACCGTTATTGCCCGAACCATTACCCGTGTCTTCTTTTTCTTTGTCTTTTTCTGTGTCGTTATTGTTATTACCGCCGTTATTATTGCTCGAGTTACTGCCCGCTGGGGCCCCTAACGGCAATAGAAACTTACGCTGAACTTTGCCTAAATCTTCAAATTCAATTTCCATGGCTATCGCCTTGGGTAATTTGGTAGCGTCGGTTTTTCGTTCCCACTTATCGTCGCTAAAGAAAGCATACTCAACAGAAATAACCTTTTCCATTATCACCGTTTTTATCGGTTCAGCGCCAATTTCAGGCTCTGGATAGGGGTAATACCAACGCTGTAACTGTCCCTCTATCACTACGTAGGCTACCGACTGTAGGCTGCCTCGAGGCAATAGACCATCAGGGTTTAACCAACCCAAACGGAAAAACACTAGCGACTCAGATTCTGAGTCGAGCATGTTGTCACCGGTTTGAAATACCGTGGTACCGCGACCGCCGTCAAGCAGCCTTGGCGTGCGAGCCACCATTTGGTTTAGATCACGCTCAATGATCCCAAAGCCTTGTTGCATCGCTTTTAACTTGCCAGCAAACTCACGCGTAACCGTGTCGTTTTGTAGCACTGTGTGCAGTACCGTATTGGCTGCCAGCCCTAACAAAGCAAAAATCGAAATAGCGATCAACATCTCAAGCAGCGTAAAGCCACGATTAGATTTAGTCAGACTTGAGGACATAACTGCTCACCTCGGCAATGACACGACCAAAGCGCTCATCGTCGCTGATGGTTATTCGTATCATTCTAAAATTATCATCCGTTGTCTTAACAACCTCTTTGCGCCAGTACCAATCTTTGCTCGCTAACCGCTCTTGGCCATCTTTACGACCAATATCAGGAAACTTAGACTCTAAGCGGGCTTCAACCATTTGGTTATGCGCGACCCACTGTGCCATGGTGCGCTCTTCCAATATCGGCATATTAGCCATCTGCTCGCCTAAGCTTTTGGTAATCGATACCGCGGCAATAGAAAAAACCGCTAGCGCGACGATCACTTCGAGTAAGGTCATACCGCGTTGCTTAATAAACATAAGCACTCACTCTGTTGCTTGCGCTTGAAAATGCTGGAAAATAACTAGATATCATCTTCATGGTCCAATTTTAATCTACCCAGCACATCGCCAAACACAACCACTTCAATCTCTTTATTCATTTCATTTCGGGTGACGAAAGACAGTTCAAATGCACTCATTTCACCACTCGGGAATAGCAGGATTTGCGGTTCCGGATATTTCTTTTTGTCGTCCGCTGATGGCTCAATTAAAGGCTCATCGAACCAGCTGTCTTGTTCTTCATCTTCTTGCACTAGCGGCAAACCATCTAGAACAAGGTGTAACTCAAATCCAGGTTCCATTTGCCTTGCAGATAACAGCCGGTCTTGTTCTAAGGGCTTCCATTTACCGTCGTCGTAGTCGTAATAGACATATTCATAACTGTCTTTTTCAACAACAATACCAATGAATTGACCGCTAAGTACCGTTTCATCTAACACCATCTCAGCTGACATCATAAATTGCACAGCCAGACGTTCGAGCGCTTTCTCTTGGCTTGCGCCGCCCATACTTAAAGTCACAGCCGAAGCGGCTAATCCCATCAGTAACACCACGAGCAACACCTCCATTAAGGTGAAGCCCGCTTGACGTGCTCGAACAATTCGTGACAATGTCATCTTATTGCAAGTTCTGCAGGTTCCAGTTACCGATATCATCTTCTGTACCAGCCTGGCCATCAGGCCCGACACTGAAGATATCTAACTTACCATTTTCACCTGGGCTTAAAAGCAGGTAATCATTGCGCCATGGATCTTGTGGTAAACGCTTAACATAACCATCTTCGCGGTAGTTACGTGGCTCTGGCGACATCGTTGGCTTCTGCACTAACGCTTCTAAGCCCTGCTCTGTCGTTGGATAGATACTGTTGTCTAACCGATACATATCTAACGCATTTTCTAGCGCGACAATGTCTGAAACCGCTTTTTGTTGATCAGCTTTATCTTTGTTACCCATTAAGTTAGGCACGACCATCGAGGCTAAGATACCTAAAATAACGATAACGACCATCACTTCTAAAAGTGTAAAACCTTTTTGTTTACTACGAATTTGCATTGAAAACTTCCTTTAACTGAATGACTTATATATCTCGCTATATGGCAATGCCAACATCGAAACTATTCGTTAACCACTGATCAGATTATTCAGCGCTAAAATTGGCTGAAGAATCGCTAACACAATAAATAACACCACTGCGGCCATACTCACAACCAACATAGGTTCAAATACACCAAGTGCAATCGTGACATTTGACTCAAACTCCCGATCTTGGTTATCTGCAGCCCGCTCCAACATCTGCTCGAGTTGACCACTTTTTTCACCAGAGCTAATCATATAGAGCATCATTGGCGGAAAAAGTTTAGTATTTGCTAAAGCAGCACCCAAACTTGTGCCCTCACGCACACGCGATGTGGCCTCTTCAACGGCCGCTTTAACTCTTACATTAATCAATACATCGCTAGCAATACGCATAGCATCAAGCAATGGCACCGAACTCGCTGCGAGGATACTCAAAGTACGAGCAAAACGAGCGGTATTTAAACTTTTACTGACCTTACTGACCACGGGAACACGCAATAACAGCGTATCGTATTTCATTCTATTGGCTGGCACCACGAGTAAGCGCTTCAATAACACAAACAGTCCGATAAGCAGCCCAAGAACAACCAGTCCATAGTCTCGAATAAAATCAGAAGAGCTGATGAGTAACTCGGTAGTCCAAGGTAATGCTTGGCCCATGTGCTCAAACTGACCAACCACCTCAGGCACTACGGCTGCAAGCAAAATAGCAATCACACCCACTGCAACACACGTTAGGACAACAGGATAGATCATTGCTTGAGTCATTTTACTTTTGAGTTGCTGGCGACGCTCGGTATAGTCTGCAAGACGATTCAATACCACTTCTAAGTGACCAGACTTTTCACCTGATGCCACCATAGCGCGATAGAGCTCGTCAAAAATGTGGGGAAACTCAGCCATCGAGTCAGCTAAGCTATAACCTTCAACAACACGTGAACGAACCGCCATAATCATACTGGCGAGGCGATCTTTTTCGCATTGTTGACCGACGGCTTTAAGGGCCTCTTCAATCGGTAAGCCCGCCGCCACTAACGTTGCAATTTGGCGAGTGATCAATGCCAGTTCAGACACTGATATTCCGCGCTTAAAAAAGCTCACTCCTGCCGATTTTGTTTTACTCTCTTTTTCGACCACTGGGGTTATTTCCAGTGGCATTAAACGTAGCTCTCTGAGCTGGCCTCGGGCATGCCTTGCAGTGTCTGCTTCAACAACGCCTTTTTGTTGCTTGCCGGCTTTATCTAATGCTTTGTATTCAAATGCTGGCACTGATTATTCCTCGCGAGTGACACGCAGCACTTCTTCAAGGGTGGTTTTCCCTGCAAGCACTTTACTCATACCGTCATGACGAATACTCGGCACGGTTTTGCGAATATGTTTCTCTATCGCTAGCTCTCCGCGACCGGTATGGATTAATTCACGGACATGATCATCGACAATGAGCAGCTCATGGATACCGGTACGGCCACGGTAGCCATTATGGCCACAGATCTGACAGCCTTTAGCACGGTAGATTGTACGTGGGTCATCAAATGCAATACCCAGTAGCTCTCTTTCACGCTCGTCGGGTACATGTTCTTCTTTACAGTGCTTACATAAGGTTCTGATCAATCGCTGTGCGAGCACGCCCAACAAACTCGACGAAACAAGGAAAGGTTCAACACCCATATCTTGTAACCGCGTA is a window from the Shewanella sp. Choline-02u-19 genome containing:
- a CDS encoding type II secretion system protein M — translated: MDNIKVWWAGLVLREKQMVSACGVVLLIGILYWGIWTPIANAENDAQLNLEGQLSTLNYVKKTANRIAGLKQTSQGSAFKGSLSAAVNQTAGRFGLTITRMQPQGNKIQVWMDEVPFETLLSYLYELVQNQGLSLESLDLAESDTPGFVNVRRIQLSK
- the gspJ gene encoding type II secretion system minor pseudopilin GspJ — encoded protein: MSSSLTKSNRGFTLLEMLIAISIFALLGLAANTVLHTVLQNDTVTREFAGKLKAMQQGFGIIERDLNQMVARTPRLLDGGRGTTVFQTGDNMLDSESESLVFFRLGWLNPDGLLPRGSLQSVAYVVIEGQLQRWYYPYPEPEIGAEPIKTVIMEKVISVEYAFFSDDKWERKTDATKLPKAIAMEIEFEDLGKVQRKFLLPLGAPAGSNSSNNNGGNNNNDTEKDKEKEDTGNGSGNNGKGT
- the gspI gene encoding type II secretion system minor pseudopilin GspI produces the protein MFIKQRGMTLLEVIVALAVFSIAAVSITKSLGEQMANMPILEERTMAQWVAHNQMVEARLESKFPDIGRKDGQERLASKDWYWRKEVVKTTDDNFRMIRITISDDERFGRVIAEVSSYVLKSD
- the gspG gene encoding type II secretion system major pseudopilin GspG, whose product is MQIRSKQKGFTLLEVMVVIVILGILASMVVPNLMGNKDKADQQKAVSDIVALENALDMYRLDNSIYPTTEQGLEALVQKPTMSPEPRNYREDGYVKRLPQDPWRNDYLLLSPGENGKLDIFSVGPDGQAGTEDDIGNWNLQNLQ
- the gspK gene encoding type II secretion system minor pseudopilin GspK, which produces MRTKQRGVALIVVLLIVAIVAIVATKITSRNQISVRRTINLAQYDQAFWYAISAEEIAKKVLKQDLEDSDTVHMQQYWAQADVIFPAENGEIAGKISDMQSCFNLNALSQTTKTVENGQPKLPLPAVQFKGLLVALGMDDFAAERLAQTLKDYIDEDTTAGPYGAEDADYEARNVPYRAANTLLSHKSELRAVMGFTQDIYLKIAPYVCAVPGNSTMVLNVNTVPVEQAALIAGMLDNKISVGEAESIINQRPGDGYEKIDEFWENSSIAGLASDAQLKSSFGVTSSYFLLQAGAKVDNAVFRLESVLKGDSKTLEVLSRQFGGQK
- the gspL gene encoding type II secretion system protein GspL, giving the protein MSERLFIRLGQSFEQPCSWLVWSEQEQEIIGSGELSDASALSTLTERAGNRAVDVLVPASSITLTAVDLPEKGQRQAIKALPFMLEENLAQDVDELHFVVGPRQGDALSIAVVAHEQMQNWIEWLAEAGLKAKCIVPDCLALPLAECDWAAITFGQDILLRTGESSGVSLNKDWLDVALPQLLPDSANTTTVAGYTELTLTGVDIKEQPLDLPMLVLARGILNAPMNLLSGVYQPKREYGKHLSLWRNAAVVFAVVVILALVNKGLNIHQMNAKADAVKLQSEQIYKQVVPGSSRVVNLRAQMESYVRKMQGGGSGSEFFAMLEGTKVAFAQVTDLKPTSLRFDSSRSEIRMQVKAKSYDQIEKFKEIISRSYKLDGGAMNSGESEVTSTLTIRSK
- the gspF gene encoding type II secretion system inner membrane protein GspF gives rise to the protein MPAFEYKALDKAGKQQKGVVEADTARHARGQLRELRLMPLEITPVVEKESKTKSAGVSFFKRGISVSELALITRQIATLVAAGLPIEEALKAVGQQCEKDRLASMIMAVRSRVVEGYSLADSMAEFPHIFDELYRAMVASGEKSGHLEVVLNRLADYTERRQQLKSKMTQAMIYPVVLTCVAVGVIAILLAAVVPEVVGQFEHMGQALPWTTELLISSSDFIRDYGLVVLGLLIGLFVLLKRLLVVPANRMKYDTLLLRVPVVSKVSKSLNTARFARTLSILAASSVPLLDAMRIASDVLINVRVKAAVEEATSRVREGTSLGAALANTKLFPPMMLYMISSGEKSGQLEQMLERAADNQDREFESNVTIALGVFEPMLVVSMAAVVLFIVLAILQPILALNNLISG
- a CDS encoding type II secretion system protein N — protein: MKLVKKIALGFFIYLVFLLVLFPASMAVKLAPIPANIVLNGVSGTIWSGSIDMLSVQKRQVEQVQWDLSIASLLTGTVKADISIGTRSSAVNGKGVVAYSFGGLDVSGLRFDAPSDFLLGKTRLPFKTKINGDISALVNTFEQGLPWCEQLVGKLFLNKVQVTNQFGNYPLGDIALGLSCLDGNVQLATDEKLNGLGLDGTIVLADNKMMQVNAKIREVNTQPDDLKKALGFLGKKDSQGYYPITYQGRLPI
- the gspH gene encoding type II secretion system minor pseudopilin GspH, which encodes MISVTGTCRTCNKMTLSRIVRARQAGFTLMEVLLVVLLMGLAASAVTLSMGGASQEKALERLAVQFMMSAEMVLDETVLSGQFIGIVVEKDSYEYVYYDYDDGKWKPLEQDRLLSARQMEPGFELHLVLDGLPLVQEDEEQDSWFDEPLIEPSADDKKKYPEPQILLFPSGEMSAFELSFVTRNEMNKEIEVVVFGDVLGRLKLDHEDDI
- the yrfG gene encoding GMP/IMP nucleotidase, which translates into the protein MFPWRKIDTVLLDMDGTLLDLHFDNHFWLNLVPKALSEQRNITEKTAMEWVETSYQNVEGTLDWYCLDYWERQMGLDIMTLHKTLVDKIQLRQDSLPFLYALKQADKRRILVTNAHPKGLALKLQHTDLALGLDEMISSHETGYPKEHPLFWQQLFQRFNLDPARCLFIDDNEAILAAAKLAGVGYQLGVTNPDSQKPVKPFNDFPAIADYRHLLDELLASDSVI